A window of the Cannabis sativa cultivar Pink pepper isolate KNU-18-1 chromosome X, ASM2916894v1, whole genome shotgun sequence genome harbors these coding sequences:
- the LOC115721654 gene encoding F-box protein FBW2, translated as MEKGSDFRQWDELIPDALGLIFSNLPLKEVLTVIPRVCKSWSKAVMGPYCWQEIDIEEWSSLSQPDNLDRMLRMLIARSSGSLRKLSVSGLNNDLIFSFIAEHAGSLQSLRLPRSEMNDLIVEQIAGRFSTITFLDVSYCVKIGARALEAIGKNCKMLVGLCRNMHPLDTAGKPPEDDEGLAIAATMPKLKHLEMAYHLISTASILQILSSCPDLEFLDLRGCWSVILDDKLTKEKNPNLKVLGPLVVDYYERNDWDDCSDFSDASSEYLAWEFMTGGVVDYFDDDDDSFDGMWDDEASLEELELRFYEGVGQNVGDNYGWPPSP; from the exons ATGGAAAAGGGTAGTGATTTTAGACAGTGGGACGAGCTAATACCGGACGCTTTGGGACTCATTTTCAGCAACCTCCCTCTCAAAGAGGTACTAACAGTTATCCCAAGAGTATGCAAATCATGGAGCAAAGCTGTAATGGGGCCTTACTGCTGGCAAGAGATAGACATTGAAGAATGGAGTAGTTTGTCTCAGCCTGACAACCTCGATCGAATGCTTCGAATGCTCATTGCCAGAAGCTCTGGATCTCTAAGAAAGCTCTCAGTTTCTGGCCTCAACAACGACTTGATCTTCTCCTTCATTGCAGAACA TGCTGGTTCCCTACAGAGCTTACGGCTGCCAAGAAGCGAGATGAATGATTTAATAGTGGAACAGATTGCTGGACGGTTTTCCACCATCACTTTCTTGGATGTGAGTTACTGTGTCAAAATTGGGGCTCGGGCACTGGAAGCCATTGGAAAGAACTGTAAAATGCTGGTGGGGCTTTGCCGGAACATGCATCCCTTGGACACAGCAGGCAAGCCTCCAGAGGACGATGAGGGTCTTGCCATAGCTGCCACGATGCCAAAACTCAAGCATCTCGAAATGGCCTACCATCTGATTAGCACGGCCAGCATTCTCCAGATCCTTTCAAGCTGCCCTGATCTTGAGTTTCTGGATTTGAGAGGGTGTTGGAGTGTGATACTAGATGACAAGCTTACCAAAGAGAAGAATCCAAACCTTAAAGTCTTGGGGCCTCTTGTTGTGGACTATTACGAGAGGAATGATTGGGACGACTGCTCGGATTTCTCTGATGCTTCTTCTGAGTACTTAGCCTGGGAATTCATGACTGGTGGAGTGGTAGACTactttgatgatgatgatgacagTTTTGATGGGATGTGGGATGATGAAGCAAGCTTGGAGGAGCTTGAACTGAGGTTCTATGAAGGAGTAGGTCAAAATGTAGGAGACAATTATGGTTGGCCTCCCTCtccttga